The DNA sequence TTTACTACTGTAGCTAGCCAGTTACGATTGAATAATTCCAACCAGTTGGCTGCAATAATCCAGATTAACGAAGATGCTATGTGCAAAACagagctaacaagctagcttgGTAGTTACGATACGTTATCTGTGGCTACAGCACAGGCCGTGTTCGAAATCTTGCCAactataacgttagctaaatgaTTTCACCTGGCGTTTATAGTTGCTTGTTATTAGACATGTTAATGTTGGACTGTGAGATGGTGTTAACTAACGTTTGCGGAAGTTTGCATATTATAACCTAACAAGCCAGACAGTGTGCTGTTCAGTGGTAATACGGAGCAATATATCAtctctcaaaaacattttagctagcttgctagctgcgGTCAGGAAACGGGGGAAATTCAGTGTGCCGCAATTTATTCTGTTAATCGTTCGGTAGCTAACGTCAGATAATGCGCTAGGCCCAACAACGTCTTATTCTTTTAACGTCattgcaaatatacattttatcgTGGCCTATCCCTTTTGATCTCATTTTGTCacatgttcttaactgaacatttcatTTGAGGGCTTACTGTGTAATCACCAACATCATCTTGTTTCAGAATGCCGAAATCAAAGGAAGTGCTGTCAACCTCCTCTTCTGGTAGTGACTCTGACAGTGAAGTGGAGACAAAGGTGAGTTCTGTGTGCTTGGTTTGCTTTTCATACAGTTTACAGTTATGTTATGCACTAGTACACAGTGGGCCTTAATACTTGGCCATAAATCTTCCATAACATCAGTTTGGGACTAAATGTGGTTGAAATGTAGTCTGTAGTAATGGCATGTGTTCAGATCATTTTGTGGATCTTGAAATTATTCATAATGCattatgtgcttttcatgtACACCAGTCACCATTGCATTTTGTATGTGAACCAATGTTGTGCTTTTTTACGTGGCTTTGGTGAGTTGCATTTAGAGCATTTCAGCTCTGCTTAGCATGTGAAAGGTACAGGTTATGCTCTGTGAATATGTGGATTTGGTTTCCTCTCACAGGCCAAGAGGAAGAAGCCAACCCCACCAGAGAAGCCAGCAAAGAAACAGAAGTCTGGGGAGACTTCCAGGGCAGGCGGGTCCTCCAAAGGCAGCAACAAAGATGATAACATGTTCCAAGTAAGagacacaacttttttttattgtacttgaagttttaaatacattttgcattgaGAGAGCCCTCCTATGGGCAAATAGTGAagtgtgtaatgtaataatagaTTAATTATTCTTCcctgatgaaaaatgtgttttatcttCCAAAATACGCTTGCTCTATCCTAGCAGTTTGGTAGGTAGTTTGTAGCCAGTGAGCAGCTAGTAATGACTTGGTATGTGTTTCAGATCGGGAAAATGAGGTATGTCAGTGTCCGTGACTTTAAAGGCAAGGTGCTGATTGACATTCGTGAGTATTGGATGGaccaggagggagagatgaagcCAGGTAGAAAAGGTAAACATTGTATCCTGTCTTGATAAAGAGATCCAATTGGTAAACACTATTGTGTCACATGACCctaacagccattttgaaatctTCTCAGGCATCTCTTTGAATCCAGAACAGTGGAGCCAGCTGAAGCAGCAAATCTCCGAGATTGATGATGCCGTGAAGAGGATATAAGCTCCTCCTTGTTTAGAAGTTAAGCTTGCTTAGTGTTTTTAGATTTACCAACTTTTACACtggcataaaaatgttttctaaaggAAAGAATTCTTTTGTAAGCAACTAAGACTACATTGTGTATATATGCAGTTCAGTTGAATTTTCtgcatgtgatgtgtgtagTGGGTACAAAACCATTGTTTTATCATGTTTGTGGATGGCTCAAGCCTGTGTGAGGTGGAAAAAGGTGTGAGGTCTGAGTGATTCGTTTTTTGTTCATAGTATTCAATAAAGGCCATAAATGCTGATtaaatgcatgtacagtatttattttgcaatctCTTTTGATACTTtatccagtttttttcccccaatttggAATACCCAGTTGCATTGTTCACCAGCACACATTGCTGCAACCTCCACTGTTGGTTTTGGAGAGAGCAGATGAGCACGTGCTATCCCAAGAAGAATGTGATGCCaatctgtgtttctttttttgtcaccaCTGGTTTGTCTGGTTTGTGCAGACAGCAGTCGTAGGAAGGCACTTCATGCGTTCACAGCTGGACAGATGTGCAGCCATCCTCTTGACCAGCGGTGTCACTAGTGCAGGATGAGATGCTGTCGTCCTGGCCTACTCAGGCTCCCCTAGGCAGTGCTAGCGGCAGTTGTGCATCACCCTGCTgggctaccagccacagtcgaCACTGGGACAGTCCAGtcttttgcattcatttgtgtgtttaaaaaaaaaaaaaacatatttctttggAATTCAAAAGTCAGTTGAGCATTCTGTCAATAGTTTGTTATTCAAGCTGTTTAATAACTGCCTGGATTCTGAAATAAAGGTAATCTGcctatattttttaacaaaacattgtCTTAGACAGCTTTGATCTACATCTGTGTCTTAAATCTATTACGGCTTTAAGTTTGTTGTATTTTTCACTGTCCTGTTTGGTGCTGTTGTTTCTCTTGCTATTGCTGACTTGACATTTCTTGTCCAAattgaacaaacaaaattacTGCTACCACATCTTTGTGGTGGGCTTACTGCCCTGTACCATCCTGACACTAACTAGTCAAAAATGCTGGTGCCTGCCTGGTCTTCAACCTGCTGAAACGTGCCCTGAGCGTTGACTGGATTCTGGTGGCTgtgcacatttaattaaaatcttttaCACTGGCATAAAACTCTGAAAATGGTACTGCCCTTCCTGTCCtaagacaataataataataataatcataaactttatttgtatagcacctttcatacaagaaatacagctcaaagtgctttacaataaaGAATGATAATTCTGATCAAGAATGATATAAGAACAATGATCATACCATGCACTCCAACCAGACCTCACTGTTTACCATCCTCTGCCCTAATCTCCCTGTAATGGAGCAACCTTCCCCAGTAAGTCAGGAAGGAAGATTCACTGGCTGTCTTCCCCTGATGTCTGAACGCATTTTCAAATTATACCTCAATGTTTGTATTTAACTTGATTTGGTAAAAACCTAAACCCTTCTCTCTAGTTTATTTCACAGGCAAGCACCCTGATGGTGAGAGGCTGTAATGATCATAATTGTACCTATCTCTAGTTATTACGGTCTGACCGTGTGAAATGCACTTCTGCAAGCCACTTAAATCATCtaaaaacatctgctaaatatctttgaatttgaatatcgTGTGGAGTGTTCTCATGAAAAGTCTGAAATAACTagtgcagtgctgtgaaaaagtatttgccccctttctgattttctctgttattggagatggctctcactgtgacttggtggagtcccagagccgtagaaatggctttgtaaccctttccagactgatatatcataacttttttttttcatctcttctggaaaTCCCTTTGAtggtggcatagtgtgcttttAGAAACTTTGTGGCAaatacttcactctgatggtaaggttcaatacgagtgaggtttagattcaacaggacTGGCTGTGTCCCATCAGCTAAATCTTAattatcaattcaattttaattggttaattgagtaactaagggagCAGTTTTCACCATAAgtgatatgagtgtttgatttattttttccattatatagatgaaataatttttttaatgtgttttgtgtttactgagtttcaaaattacattttgtcaaaagatctgaaaccattcagtgttacaaatatgcaataatagagctaatcaggaagggggcataTACTTTTTGATGGTTCTGTAGAGGCTTCAGAGTGGTTGGGACTGCTGGAACCCTTTAGTCTTTAGAATTGTAGTGTGGAGTGAACCATCTTTTCAAGGATAACCCAATGTTATTGGAATCTGTCAAAGTAAATGGtggttctgttttatttatagtATCTATAAGGTTCCTGCCTACATCGCTAACCTTGCATCGACCAAAGACTATATTGTATTACGTATAGAAGTGAATATAAGGTGTCTGCTCTTGTTTCTCTGAGAATGATTTCTATAACACTCAAACCCTCCGATCACTGCTGCTTGTTGAGATGCAGACTCgatgctgccatggcaaccacattTTTCCCCATTGCACGATTAAAATAGACATCTTAACAATAgaatttttccaattttttttttttttttttaaatcaagaacAGTTTATTTAGTGATCTTAAATTGGTTTTAGACTGCATGATGATTATAGGTGGATATAGGTGGACCGAGACTCTACATtctaaaatgtgaatgtgttgtgacataaataaaaacagaaaactccaGGCTCCATCTATTAAATTTGGACATTTGGGTAGTAACTGCAAACCGACCCAGAATTTGAATTGGGAAAAAAGATTGTACATAATGTACACATTTCTTGGATTCTCACTGGGGAAAATGACAAATGTAATGCTAAACAGTATTATAGATTTCTAATTGACTTTTAAACCCAATGGCTCACATTAACCTGACTGGTgggaaaaatacatattcatattcaacaaataaaaaaatagctgccttgaacaaaaaaaaaaaaaaaggatggcGATATGGTCCATTTGCTAATGTTATGTAAGTCAGGGAACGTTCCACAAGAGGGAGCCAGTTGCGCAGTTTACCCTTGTTGGTTGCTCTGCCTTTTTAAGTGTTGATTTGTAGGTTGTTGCGGAGGAGGACATTGCATGGAGCAGGATACTGTCTAGCAGAAATGATTTGTGATCTGTGATCAGACCTCCCACAACCTTCTAATGTTTTGTCATCTTGTCATGGCTTTTTGTATGATGTGGTCTGGCAGAGAGgctttttttaaccctttttaaaaattttgaatgTCTAGGTGTACTCATAAGTCACGCTTAGTGATGCCACCTCTGTCAGTACAGGTGAGCGGAAACAAGCATGCACTCTCCTCCAGATCGCGTCATGTCATTTTCTGCTTCTATTCAAACCACTGCTCACAGGTTGAGGTCACACTGACattgagctggaggaagacgcAATGGGTGTATTCCAATAGCTTATTTTTACCTCCTTGTTTCCTTTCTTTGTGTCCTTTTCTAGCTGAAGGACAGAAGGAGATGTCAGCAACTAGCATTTGGTTTGGAGACATGCGACATGTCTCCATGCTGTCAGTGTAAACCAATTGGAACATTGGAGggatttttaaattgtgattcTAATTTAGGCTACTGTTAATTAGTTGTAAGGAACAGAGAGGTGTGGCCATTCTTTGTGTACCAGAACAGACATATTTATGCACACTCTGAATTGTAGTAAGTGTTCTGTGGTGCCCTAGCAACAAGCACTTGGTAAAGATATGGCTTGCCAGCTGAGCTGAAGGTTTATTGGAGAATGTATAATTCTGTGAAGGTCACAGAATATACTGATGGGCTTTTATGACTGATTGAATGGTATAGTCAATGAGAAGAAATGTGACTCCATTGCTTCCTATTGAAGACACCTGTGAACCACAAACACTTCTCACCTATTAGCAATGATCAAAAACAAGCCACCTGTcttctgttttaatattgtgTGCCAAATGTGCACACCAACCAAAAACAATAGATTTTGGTTAGTGTTTAGACTTATGGACATTATAACGTCTGTAGGATGCTTGTGGGAAGCAAGGGCTAATTAATGTGATGTTACCATTATAATAAATTATCCaaaaacaagaataataatCAAAAAGACACTCTTGAATCCAAAATTTTCTGAATACCTTCAAGGATTCAGCATGTAATCCAGCTATATGTCCTTAGAACTCTATTAGAACGTGTTCAAATAGAACACAAGAAGATTTCCTTTcgttctgttttatttgaaactccaagctttaaaagaaaaaaaatcttttacacACCTTTACTGGAATGCTATGAAACCGTTGTGTGACAGCATTGGTAAATTGATAGCCTTTTGTTTACTTTATGTTCTCCAATTATGTAACTGCTTTTTTGCCCACATGAGCttctacaatgtaaaatgcatggtGGCAGTGTTTGACAGACATCTCAGGCAATGGCTCTGCGggctgcagacactgcagttcAAAGGCTTGCTGCCGATGCATTGTGGGCCCTCAATGCCTGCAGCTGTTCGTGTGTAACTGGGTATCCGTGAGTAACCCAGGTGTGACACCTGGCACGAGCCCCTATATATGCAGGTGCAGCGTTACTTTGCGTCTATCCACAGAAAAATCTGGCTGGACAGCCTTACTGGGGTCATCCAGGGATGACCCTTCACCTCTGTCACCCAGAGTCCTCGCACTACAAAACGTGGCAGTTACATTGTCAAAGGGGTGCAGACTAATTGTTCTGATTATACATGTCGCCAGTCAAATCTTTTTCAATGAGAAATTATATCTAGTGCCtccatatttttatgaaacttAACCCTGAGAATGTATCTATACACAAATAATCATGATGTATTTATCAAGTGAGAGTCTCTTGCACAAGAGTTGGCACACATAGGGAGAAAAGGTTCTGCTATAACAAAACAAccccacacaaatacacacagtttCTAAGGAAAACATACAGGGATTAATAAACAAAAGTTCCAGCTGGCTCAACTCCAACATGAGAAAGTGTGGGCAATTTTATGAGCATTACTTATCAGCTCTGAAAGATAGCTCTCATATCACATTAAATTGTTTATGAAAGGATAGAACTTAAGACATTCTTCAAATTTATTTGAACTGACCTTAGAAGAAGAGAATGATTAGTTAACTGGTTTATTTCTGTTCCTTTCCTTGCTTATCTCACTTTTCACTGAGGATATATTCCAAATAGAGTGGGCAAAGATAAAAATT is a window from the Anguilla rostrata isolate EN2019 chromosome 14, ASM1855537v3, whole genome shotgun sequence genome containing:
- the LOC135239524 gene encoding activated RNA polymerase II transcriptional coactivator p15-like isoform X2, encoding MPKSKEVLSTSSSGSDSDSEVETKAKRKKPTPPEKPAKKQKSGETSRAGGSSKGSNKDDNMFQIGKMRYVSVRDFKGKVLIDIREYWMDQEGEMKPGRKGISLNPEQWSQLKQQISEIDDAVKRI
- the LOC135239524 gene encoding activated RNA polymerase II transcriptional coactivator p15-like isoform X1; this translates as MRCANLISVNIPSLFILQTRRLPAPVHKNPFPTLYHSKMPKSKEVLSTSSSGSDSDSEVETKAKRKKPTPPEKPAKKQKSGETSRAGGSSKGSNKDDNMFQIGKMRYVSVRDFKGKVLIDIREYWMDQEGEMKPGRKGISLNPEQWSQLKQQISEIDDAVKRI